A single region of the bacterium genome encodes:
- a CDS encoding proline racemase family protein has translation MQRRRTMQTIDCHAAGEPLRIVTAGLPPLPGDTILARRAYMTEHLDHVRRFLMWEPRGHADMYGCIVTPPVSPEAFCGVLFMHNEGYSTMCGHGIIGLVTVLIETGQVPAPGPVVAVAIDTPAGLVRARASVEDGRVRQVTMRNVASFVYDRRVVPVDGLGDVETAVTYGGAFYALVDAPRAGLGDRPGPLGRLVEAAAAIKTSVLAAGAIAHPLEPGIGGLYGVVMAWSPRRPGADQTSLTVFADREVDRSPCGTCTSALMAARWADGRLALGAPFVNESLIGSRFSGRLVEETRVGAHRAVVPEVSGAASITGYHTFVLEPDDPLPDGFLLR, from the coding sequence ATGCAGCGACGCCGCACGATGCAGACGATCGACTGCCACGCCGCGGGCGAGCCGCTGCGGATCGTGACCGCCGGGCTCCCTCCGCTCCCGGGCGACACGATCCTCGCGCGGCGCGCCTACATGACCGAGCATCTCGACCACGTCCGCCGATTCCTGATGTGGGAGCCGCGCGGGCACGCCGACATGTACGGCTGCATCGTCACACCTCCCGTGTCGCCGGAGGCCTTTTGCGGCGTGCTCTTCATGCATAACGAGGGTTACAGCACGATGTGCGGCCATGGAATCATCGGCCTCGTGACCGTGTTGATCGAGACAGGGCAGGTGCCCGCGCCGGGGCCGGTGGTAGCCGTCGCGATCGACACGCCGGCGGGTCTCGTGCGCGCACGGGCGTCGGTGGAAGACGGCCGCGTGCGGCAGGTGACGATGCGGAACGTCGCGTCCTTCGTTTACGATCGTCGCGTAGTCCCCGTCGACGGCCTCGGTGACGTCGAGACGGCCGTCACGTACGGCGGCGCCTTCTACGCGCTCGTCGACGCGCCGCGCGCGGGACTCGGGGACCGGCCCGGGCCGCTCGGCCGCTTGGTCGAGGCCGCCGCGGCGATCAAGACATCCGTGCTGGCGGCCGGCGCGATCGCGCATCCGCTCGAGCCTGGGATCGGAGGCCTGTACGGCGTCGTGATGGCGTGGTCGCCCCGCCGCCCCGGCGCGGATCAGACAAGCCTGACGGTGTTCGCGGACCGGGAGGTCGACCGCTCGCCCTGCGGAACGTGCACGTCGGCGCTGATGGCCGCTCGATGGGCCGACGGACGCTTGGCCCTCGGCGCACCGTTCGTCAACGAGAGCCTGATCGGCTCGCGATTTTCGGGACGGCTCGTCGAGGAGACCCGGGTGGGGGCGCACCGCGCGGTGGTGCCTGAGGTGAGCGGCGCCGCGTCGATCACCGGCTATCACACGTTCGTGCTGGAGCCCGACGACCCGC